In one Fusarium keratoplasticum isolate Fu6.1 chromosome 5, whole genome shotgun sequence genomic region, the following are encoded:
- a CDS encoding HpcH-HpaI domain-containing protein produces the protein MQASNKLKSAFVEGKQTFGAWQMLPGANVSRLLARSGVDWVLIDCEHGNIDDGAMHDAVPAVAALGVSPLVRLADMQGWMVKRALDSGAHGIIVPLVRTVEEAKQLVLDAKFPPLGRRGFGSLIALERFNPNPTLTEYLHQANNALVTIIQIETREAFESVEEIAAVDGIDALFIGLFDLGNNIGYPIQKGIMGPELKGALARILAATRRASKKCGIYCKDAQQAREFAAQGYDMLVAATDYTTLQTAVNGEVTSAKGEQAGKGTW, from the exons ATGCAAGCATCCAACAAACTCAAGTCCGCCTTTGTGGAGGGGAAGCAGACGTTTGGCGCGTGGCAGATGCTCCCTGGGGCCAATGTCTCCCGGCTCTTGGCGCGTTCCGGCGTGGACTGGGTGTTGATCGACTGCGAGCACGGCAACATTGACG ATGGTGCCATGCATGACGCGGTTCCTGCAGTTGCCGCGCTGGGAGTGTCACCGCTTGTGAGGCTGGCAGACATGcaaggatggatggtgaAGC GGGCCTTGGACAGCGGTGCTCATGGT ATCATCGTGCCCCTGGTGCGCACAGTGgaagaggccaagcagcTGGTGCTGGACGCCAAGTTCCCTCCCCTGGGGCGGCGAGGCTTTGGCTCGCTCATCGCGCTTGAGAGAttcaaccccaaccccaCTCTAACCGAGTATCTTCACCAAGCCAATAACGCCCTCGTGACCATCATTCAGATCGAGACCCGCGAGGCATTTGAGTCAGTCGAGGAGATTGCGGCTGTGGATGGAATCGACGCGCTCTTTATTGGTCTGTTCGATCTCG GAAACAACATCGGGTATCCTATCCAAAAAGGTATAATGGGGCCCGAACTAAAGGGGGCCCTTGCTCGCATCCTAGCAGCAACGCGAAGGGCTAGCAAGAAGTGCGGAATCTACTGCAAAGACGCGCAGCAGGCTAGGGAGTTTGCTGCTCAAGGCTATGACATGCTTGTAGCTGCTACTGATTACACCACTCTCCAAACTGCTGTTAATGGAGAGGTGACTTCAGCAAAGGGCGAGCAAGCTGGCAAGGGAACCTGGTGA